In Deltaproteobacteria bacterium, the following proteins share a genomic window:
- a CDS encoding RDD family protein, whose product MEGKQTLKLASLGLRATAAIIDTAILCVIELLILSPLLFNPTYLAYFNQEVGPEGFNILAIMIMILLWLVYFVLQEGILGQTIGKKITKIMVVKVNGEKAGWLKVLLRNLFRFIDVLGPAPYILGMISIMVSKKRQRIGDIVAKTIVVRL is encoded by the coding sequence GGAAGGGAAACAAACATTAAAATTAGCAAGCTTGGGCTTAAGAGCAACCGCAGCAATTATTGATACAGCAATTTTATGTGTAATAGAATTACTAATTTTAAGTCCCTTACTTTTCAACCCTACTTATCTTGCCTATTTTAACCAGGAAGTTGGTCCAGAGGGATTTAATATTTTAGCTATAATGATTATGATTCTCCTCTGGTTAGTTTATTTTGTATTACAAGAAGGAATCCTGGGACAAACAATAGGAAAGAAAATAACTAAAATAATGGTAGTAAAAGTCAATGGAGAAAAAGCAGGGTGGCTAAAAGTTCTGCTGAGAAATTTATTTAGATTTATTGATGTATTGGGACCAGCTCCTTATATACTAGGTATGATTTCAATTATGGTTAGTAAAAAGAGACAGCGTATTGGAGATATAGTTGCTAAAACCATTGTTGTAAGACTTTAA